Genomic segment of Fundidesulfovibrio magnetotacticus:
GGATTCCAGGTCCTTGGCCAGGGTGAGCAGTTCCCGGGCCTGGTTGTCGCCGCCGCGCAGGGCGTCGGCCAGGGCGGGGGGCAGGGGCAGGTCCTTGAGCAGTTCATCCATGGGTTGCCCCAGCAGGGCGTCCAGCAGGGAGAACAGACCCAGGACGAAGAGGGCGTCGGGCCGAGCGGGCGGATCGGCGAGCATGCGCCCCACCAGCTCCAGGAACTTGGCGCGGCGCACGGAGAGGAACACCAGCTCCTTGCCCTTGGCCGTGGGGTTGAGGTCGGACATGAGCACGGCCTGGAGCCACTTGGCCAGGTTGCGCTGCCCGAGGATCATGATGGCCTGGCGGATGGACTCGATGCTCTCGCGCCGCCCGAAGGCCGCCGAGTTGATGTAGCGCAGCAGGCGGTAGGAGAGGGAGATGTCGCCCTCGATGATCTTGCTGACCACGCCGGGGTCGAAGTCTTCGTCGGCCAGCTCCTTGAGGAGCTTCACCTTGCTCATCTCCGAGCTGGAGAGCTTTCGCCCCCTCACGATCTCGGGTTTCCGGAAGAAATAGCCCTGGAAGAAGGAGAAGCCCAACTCCAGGGTTTTCTGATGGGTGCGCGCGTCCTCCACCTTTTCGGCCAGGAGCATCCGCCTGCCCCCGCCCAGGCGCGCGGCCAGGCCGGGCAGTTGGGCCTCGGGCAGGGCCAGCACGTCCACCTTGATGATGTCGGCCAGTTCCAGGAACGGGGCGTGCTGCGGCTGGCCCACGAAGTCGTCCAGGGCCAGGGTGTAGCCCGCGCGCTTGAGCCTTCGCAGGGCCTCCAGCACCTCTGGCGTGGGCTCCACGGTCTCCAGGATCTCGATCACGCAGCTTTCCGGGGGCAGCGCGAAGCCGAAACCATCCAGGATGAGGTTCATGGGGAAGTTGACCAGCGTCTTTTCGTGGGGTTCGAGCCCGGTGCGCCCCAGCGTCACCCCGTCGGCGATGACCTTGGAGGTCGCGTGGTCGCCGTCCACGAACATGGCCTGCCCCGCCTCCGCGCCGTGGCGGTAGAGCAGTTCGTAGCCCCAGACCTTCATGTTCCGGTCGAAAATGGGCTGTCTGGCGACGAAGACGTTTTCCAGAAGGTCTTCGTCGCCGCCGCTCGTGCGCGAAGTGTCGTGGCGCTGGCCTGTCATGTTCGCTTTTTGAGCCTGATTCCGTCGTGAAGTCAACAACTCCGTCAGGGCATGAGGGGGGCCAGCCGCAGGCCCTCGTCCACGTCCAGGCCGAGCATGAGGTTGGCGCAGGCCAGGGCCTGGCCAGACGCGCCCCGGCAGAGGTTGTCGATCACCGAGCAGACGATGAGCCGCCCGGTGCGCGGGTCCACCACCACGCCGATGTCGCAGTACATCGTGCCGCGCACATGGCGCGTCTCGGGGAGTTTGCCCGGGGGCAGCACGCGCACCCAGGGATGCCCGGCGTAGTGTTCGGCGTAGAGCTTCGCGGCGCCCTCCTGGGTGATGGCGCCCTTGAGCCGCGTGTAGATGGTGGAGTGAATGCCCCGGTCGATGGGCAGGATGTGCGGGTTGAAGGAGACGGTCATGTCCTGCCCGGCCAGGAAGCCCAGCTCCTGTTCGATCTCGGGGGTGTGGCGGTGCGTGCCCAGGCCATAGGCCCGGAAGGTGTCGTGGATTTCGCAGAAGAGCGTGGCCACGCCCGCCTTGCGACCGGCCCCGGACGTGCCGGACTTGGAGTCGCAGACGATGCCCGCGGGCTCCACGATGCCCGCCTCCAGGGCGGGCCACAGGCCCAGGATCACCGAGGTGGGGTAGCATCCGGGGTTGGCGATGAGCCGGGCCTTGGCGATGTCCGGGGCGTAGCGCTCGGGCAGGCCGTAGACCGCGTCACCGATGAGCCCGGGATGGCGGTGCTCCAGGCCGTACCACTGGGCGTAGACGCCGGGGTCGCGCAGGCGGAAGTCGGCAGAGAGGTCCACAACCTTGAGGCCCTGGGCCAGGAGCTCCGCCGCCGTGTCCATGGCCGCGCCGTGGGGCACGGCCAGGAAAACCAGCTCGCAGGCCCGCGCCAGGTCCTGGGGGTCGGGCTCGGTGAGGACGAGCCCGTCGAGCTTCGTACTGCGCACGAAGGGGTAGATTTCCTGGAGGGGCTTGCCCTTGTCGGTGCGCGAGGTGGCGCGCACGAGATCGAGGCGCGGGTGGAAGGCCAGAAGCCGCGCCAGTTCCATGCCGGTGTAGCCGGTGACGCCAACGAGCCCCACGGGTATCCGAGACATCGCATTCTCCTCGCTGCGGGCGCGCGCCGAAGCGCCACGCCCTGTTGACCGTTCAGTGCGGCGCGACGACCCGCCGGGCGGGCCGTTTCAAAGACCGTAGCCGGTGCGGATCAGGCGTTGCGTCGCACGTAGAGCATGCGCAGGTGGCCCAGCACGTCGGCCAGTTGCCGTGCCTCGGCGTCGCTTAAGTTGCCGCGCGTCTTTTCCTCGAGCATGGCCAGCGTGTCGATGGAGTGCTTGGCCAGGGGCAGGCTCGCGGCCATGCGCCCGGACTCGGGCTCGGGCATTTCGCCCAGGTGCACCATGGCCGCCGAGGCCAGGGAGATCATGAAGGTGGTGAAGTCCACCTGGGGCAGGCACATGCCCGCGTAGTCGGCATGCCCCTCGGGGCAGGAATCGCACGTCTTGTCCTGGTTCATGATGGTCGGTCCTCGTTTCAGTTGGCGGGGGGGCCCTGGCGAAGGGCCTCGCCGTAGGCGTCCATGGCCTGTTCCAGGGCGTCGGGGCAGCCGATGTAGCCGCCCGCTCCGGTGAAGGCCTGGCGCAGGGCGGCCAGTCCGGCCAGCACGTCGCCGAAGTCCACGTGGCCCATGTGGCCCAGGCGCACCACCCGGTCCTTCATGTGGCCCTGGCCCGTGGCCAGCACCACGCCGTGGTCGGCCGAGGCGCGTTTGGCCACCTCGGAGGCGCTCACGCCCAGGGGCATGCGGATGGACGTGAGCCCCCAGGTGAAGTTCTCGGGGGCCAGCAGCTCCAGGCCCATGGCGCTTGCTCCGGCGCGGGCCATCATGGTCAAGGCCCACTGCTTGGCGTGGAGGCGTTCCAGGCCGAACTCCCGGAAGAGGCGCAGCGACTCGCGCAGCCCGATCAGCAGCCCCACCGGGGAGGTGAACATGGTCTGGTTGGCCTTGATCTTGGCGTGTTCGCCCTGGAGCTGGAAATAGAAGTTGGAGGGCCGCACCTGGGCGCACTTGGCCCAGCCCTTCTCCGAGCAGGCGATGAAGGCCAGGCCCGGCGGGAGCATGAGCCCCTTCTGGGAGCCCGTGAGCAGGCAGTCCACGCCCCAGGCGTCCATGGGGCAGGGCGAGATGCCCACGGCCGAGATGCCGTCGGCCACCAGCAGGGCCTCGCGCCCGGCCGTGACGCGGCCCAGTTCCCCGATGGGGTGCAACACGCCCGTGGAGGTCTCCGAGGCCTGCACCAGCACGCCTCGGATGGACGGGTCGGCGTCCAGGGCGCGGGCCACGTCGGCGGGGTCCACGGCCCGTCCCCATTCCACGGGCAGGCGCACGGGGATCTGCCCGTGCATCTCGCAGATTTCGCCCCAGCGCTCGCCGAACTTGCCGCCTTCCACGCACAGAAGCTTTTCGCCCGGCGTGAAGAGGTTGGTGACGGCCGCGGCCATGGCCCCGGTGCCGGAGCACGCCAGGGGGATGACCTCCTGGCTGGTCTGGAAAAGGTATTTGAGGCCCGCGCGCACGTCTTCCATCACGGGGAGGAAGGCGGGCTTGCGGTGGTGGAGCATGTCCCGGGCCATGGCCAGGCGCACTTCCTCGGGAAGCGGCGTGGGGCCGGGGGTGAGCAGGCGGGTCTTGTTGAGCATGGAATCCTCGCTGCGGGTCCTTTACACCAAACCGGCGCGGCCCGCATCCCCCCCCGCCCCGGGTTTCAGGGATGGGCGGCCCCTCGCGCGCCGTAGGCCCGGGTGAGGGCGCGGCCCATGGCCTGCTCCACGTTGGCGCGTCCGTGGCGGATGTTGCGCTCCAGCTGGGCGCGGATGGCGGCCGCGTCCCCCGAGAGGATGGCCCGCACCAGGTCGCGGTGGATGGCGTAGCTGGCGTCCAGGGTGTCCTGCTCCATGGCCCGCTCGAAACCCATGACCCGGAACACGAAGAGCCGCTCGTCCACGCGGCGCAGGGCCTCCAGGAGCTTCTCGTTGCCCGCCAGCGCCGCCAGCGACTCGTGGAAGGCCTCGTCGCGCCGGGCGATTGCCTGGGCGTCCCCGTCCTTAGGGGGCGGACCGTCCCAAACCCGCCCCAGGCGCTCCACCTCGGCGTGAAGCGCGGGCATGCGGGCCAGCTTCTCCAGGGCGAAAATCTCCAGGGCCAGGC
This window contains:
- a CDS encoding EAL and HDOD domain-containing protein; translated protein: MTGQRHDTSRTSGGDEDLLENVFVARQPIFDRNMKVWGYELLYRHGAEAGQAMFVDGDHATSKVIADGVTLGRTGLEPHEKTLVNFPMNLILDGFGFALPPESCVIEILETVEPTPEVLEALRRLKRAGYTLALDDFVGQPQHAPFLELADIIKVDVLALPEAQLPGLAARLGGGRRMLLAEKVEDARTHQKTLELGFSFFQGYFFRKPEIVRGRKLSSSEMSKVKLLKELADEDFDPGVVSKIIEGDISLSYRLLRYINSAAFGRRESIESIRQAIMILGQRNLAKWLQAVLMSDLNPTAKGKELVFLSVRRAKFLELVGRMLADPPARPDALFVLGLFSLLDALLGQPMDELLKDLPLPPALADALRGGDNQARELLTLAKDLESADWQAARQVLDGLHMPGPTASALHADALRFAGDLVRDIRHDPPSARKA
- the argC gene encoding N-acetyl-gamma-glutamyl-phosphate reductase; this translates as MSRIPVGLVGVTGYTGMELARLLAFHPRLDLVRATSRTDKGKPLQEIYPFVRSTKLDGLVLTEPDPQDLARACELVFLAVPHGAAMDTAAELLAQGLKVVDLSADFRLRDPGVYAQWYGLEHRHPGLIGDAVYGLPERYAPDIAKARLIANPGCYPTSVILGLWPALEAGIVEPAGIVCDSKSGTSGAGRKAGVATLFCEIHDTFRAYGLGTHRHTPEIEQELGFLAGQDMTVSFNPHILPIDRGIHSTIYTRLKGAITQEGAAKLYAEHYAGHPWVRVLPPGKLPETRHVRGTMYCDIGVVVDPRTGRLIVCSVIDNLCRGASGQALACANLMLGLDVDEGLRLAPLMP
- a CDS encoding DUF1844 domain-containing protein gives rise to the protein MNQDKTCDSCPEGHADYAGMCLPQVDFTTFMISLASAAMVHLGEMPEPESGRMAASLPLAKHSIDTLAMLEEKTRGNLSDAEARQLADVLGHLRMLYVRRNA
- a CDS encoding pyridoxal-phosphate-dependent aminotransferase family protein encodes the protein MLNKTRLLTPGPTPLPEEVRLAMARDMLHHRKPAFLPVMEDVRAGLKYLFQTSQEVIPLACSGTGAMAAAVTNLFTPGEKLLCVEGGKFGERWGEICEMHGQIPVRLPVEWGRAVDPADVARALDADPSIRGVLVQASETSTGVLHPIGELGRVTAGREALLVADGISAVGISPCPMDAWGVDCLLTGSQKGLMLPPGLAFIACSEKGWAKCAQVRPSNFYFQLQGEHAKIKANQTMFTSPVGLLIGLRESLRLFREFGLERLHAKQWALTMMARAGASAMGLELLAPENFTWGLTSIRMPLGVSASEVAKRASADHGVVLATGQGHMKDRVVRLGHMGHVDFGDVLAGLAALRQAFTGAGGYIGCPDALEQAMDAYGEALRQGPPAN
- a CDS encoding GntR family transcriptional regulator, translating into MKRPGQTSEGVAAEIRRRILQWDYPPEHPLGEEALAAGFGVSRSPVREALRMLEADGYVRRVPNRGYFVRQVRPSEVADLYEVRLALEIFALEKLARMPALHAEVERLGRVWDGPPPKDGDAQAIARRDEAFHESLAALAGNEKLLEALRRVDERLFVFRVMGFERAMEQDTLDASYAIHRDLVRAILSGDAAAIRAQLERNIRHGRANVEQAMGRALTRAYGARGAAHP